Sequence from the Arvicola amphibius chromosome 3, mArvAmp1.2, whole genome shotgun sequence genome:
GCCACAACTCCTTCTACTATGATGTAGGCCGCTGCCCAATCAAGACCGGTGCAGGGCAGCAAGACAATGGGAATCCGGTGCCGGGATTGCCATGGAGAACTGCTGTGTGCATCTCcagaacagaggagagggagaTCCAGTGCAGTGGGTACAACGCTGCCCACCAAGTGGCCATGGAGTGCAGCTGCCAGCGATGTACAGAGACACGGAGCATCATTAGGGGGGCCGAGTCAGTGCTGCTGACAATGGGGAGCCCATGCGCTTTGGCCATGTGTACATGGGGGAATAACCGTGTTGAGCATGACTGGCTACAAGGGCAAACGTTCACCCCTCCACATCCCCCAGGATACAGAGAGACTGGTCTCACATTTGTGGACAGGCTACAGAAGTTTGTCAACACTACCAAAGTGCTGCCCTTCAACAGAAAGGGGAGTGGCCGTGTTCCATGAGATCAAGATGCTTGCGGGCAGAAAAGAGCCCATCACATTGGAAGCCATGGAAACCAATATCATCCCCCTGGGAGAGGTGGGTTGGTGAAGACCCTTGGCTGAACTTGAGATTCCATCCAAAAGTTTCTATAGGCATAATGGGGAGCCCTTCACAGGAAAGGTGAGGGCCAGCGTGAACCTTCCTGGACCCTCGGAATATATCCAACGGCCACAGCTGCCCAGAGTGACCTGAACTTCATCACGATGAAGGAGACAACCTTGCCCCTTCGAACATACGGTATGTTCTCGGTGACTTCAGGGATGAGGGCCACTTCTGAGTCACTGAATGCTGGCAAGGTGGAAGGCCCACCTGACTCGAACCAGGTGAAAGATGCCCAGAGCATGTGTCAGCTATGAACACTCTGGTCGCTCAACCCAGACACAGGACTGTGGGAAAGAGGAAGGTGATTTCAAATTTGAAAGCCAAAGGAGGaacaagagggaagagaggaaccTTTCTAGTGGGCAACATGGAGATCCGTGAGAGAAGGCTCTTTAACCCTGGATGTCCCTGAAAGCCGAAGGTGCTTCATCAAGGTGAGGACTTACCGGAGTGAGAGGTTCTTGCCTAGTGAGCAAATCCAGGGGGTTGTAGTCTCGGTGATCAACCTGGAGCCCAAAACTGGCTTCTCCTCTAACCCCAGGGCCTGGGGCCGATTTGACAGTGTCATCACCGGCCCCAAcggagcctgcctgcctgccttctgcgaTGACCATTCCCCTGACGCTTACTCTCCGTCTATGTCTTGGCAAGCCTTTCTGGAGAAGAACTAGAGGCTGTAGAGTCTTCTCCTAAATTCAACCCAAATGCCATCGTGTCCCTCAGCCCTACCTCAACAAACTTAAATAACCGTCGGACAGACATGAGGATCCACGTGTTAAAAAGACGGCTTTCCAAATCAGTATGGCCAAGCCAAGGCCTAACTCATCTGAAGAGAGCAATGGCCCATCTACGCTTTTGAGAACCTTCGGGCATGTGAAGAGGCGCCGCCCAGTGCGCCCCACTTCCGGTTCTATCAGATTGAGGGGGATCGCTATGATTACAACACAGTTCCTTTCAATGAAGATGACCCCATGAGCTGGACTGAAGACTACCTGGCATGGTGGCCCAAGCCAATGGAGTTCAGGGCCTGCTACATCAAGGTAAAGATCGTGGGGCCCCTAGAGGTGAATGTACGATCCCGTAACATGGGGGGCACGCACCGGCAGACTGTAGGAAAAGCTCTATGGGATCCGAGATGTGAAGAGTACTCGGGACAGAGACCAGCCAATGTCTCATCTGCCTGCCTGGAGTTCAAGTGCAGTGGAATGCTCTATGACCAAGACCGCGTAGACCGCACATTAGTGAAGGTCATCCCCCAGGGCAGCTGCCATCGAGCCAGTGTTAACTCTATGCTGCATGAGTAACCTGGTCAACCACCTTCCCCCTAGCAGTCAAACAATGACACCAGTGAGTACACCATGCTGGCAACCCCTGGACCCTCTGGGCCACAATTACGGTATCTACACTGTCACGGATCAGGACCCTCGTACAGCTAAGGAGATTGCAACTTGGCCGGTGCTTTGGATGGTACTTCCGACGGCTCCTCCAGAATCATGAAGAGCAATGTGGGAGTTGCCCTGACCTTTAACTGTGCAAGAGGCAGGTAGGCCGCCAGAGTGCCTTCCAGTAACCTCCAAAGCGCCCGGCCAGGCCCCAGCTAGGTCCCCAGCTGCGGGCACGGCCCAGGAAGAGTGCCGTCCATGAGGCAACAGCGGGCAAGCAGGGGTGGCCTGCGCCGGCGTGGAGAATTGGCCCCCCTGAGATATTCTGGGGTTGGTCAGCAAACCTCTGAGCAACTAAGTGTTGGGGTTCTTCATAGTTTCTCTCTGTCCGCCTCACGTGACAACGGTTGTGAGACAGTTGCACAGATTGTCACTTGTTAATTTAAACAGATTTGTTTTGGTGCAGCTTGCTTCTGTGTGCCTTTACTTATTGTCCTTATCTTGTGATACTGGCTGGCACATGCccccaaaatgaacaaaataaagattcctttttaaaaagaaacaaaaggacttGGTAGACTTCTGCAGCTTGGGCCGTTCATTTTAGCTATGACTGCAAACAAACGcttcttttgtatgtttttgtcAACCTCCTACACTAATGATTATCTAATACTGAGAAGCAAATGAGCATGTTCCAccaaaatgattttctttctgtctttcccttttcttgtttttttgtttttgttttgtttttggttttcaagacagggtttctctgtgtagccttggctgtcctggaactcactctgtagaccagactggccttgaactcaccaagatccacctgcctctgcctcctgagggctgggataaaGGAGTGAGCCACAACTGCCCAGCATGTTCTACAAAATGTAAGCAAAGCCTTTGTCACAGTTTGTACATATAAATGGTGgttaaataaggaaataaacaatattttacttgaaatgcaattaatatttatttctttttaagatcatttattttatatataatttatttttatttaatgttcattggtgttttgcttgccaTATATGTTTATGAAAGGGTATCAGAAGccccggaactggaattacagacaggtgtgagctgccatgtggtgctggaaattgattcagggttctctggaagagcagcctgtgctcttaaccattgagccatctctccagtcccttaacaTTTCTTTGGCAAATTGGACCCTCTGGTGTACATGCAACTGTAAGTGattgaagattattttttaatttatgtgtatgtgtgtgtacctgtgtgagcTTATTTTCACCACATGCATGTGGGGTGCCCAATTAGACCAGACGGCATcagatccccgggaactggaattagaggtggagtttttttgtttgtttgggttttggttttggttttggaggcagggttctctgtgaaacagtcctagctattctggaacttgc
This genomic interval carries:
- the LOC119810107 gene encoding LOW QUALITY PROTEIN: cartilage intermediate layer protein 1 (The sequence of the model RefSeq protein was modified relative to this genomic sequence to represent the inferred CDS: inserted 5 bases in 5 codons; deleted 19 bases in 15 codons; substituted 7 bases at 7 genomic stop codons) codes for the protein MAAIKTWVLSFLVLEFTIVLGRQTMLTQSVRRVRPVKRTSNAFAKPADSLDSPGEWTTWFNIDHPGGQGDYERLDAIRFYYGERVCARPLRLEARTTDWMPAGSTGQVVHGSPREGFWCLNREQRPGQNCSNYTVRFLCPPGSLRGDSERIWSPWSPWSKCSAACGHTGVQTRTRTCLAQTVSLCGEASEEGQLCVSPACTACDLTCPMGQVNADCDACMCQDFMLYGAISLPGGAPAPGATVYLLTKAPKMLTRTDSRGRFQVPGLCPDGKSILKITKTKFAPIVLTMPKTGLKSATINAEFVRAETPYIVMNPETKARRAGESVSLCCKATGKPSPDKYLWWVNNTLLDPSLYKHESKLVLRNLQQDQAGEYFCKAQSDAGAVKSKVAQLMVIAHDESPCNPTPESYLIRLPHTASRCHNSFYYDVGRCPIKTGAGQQDNGNPVPGLPWRTAVCISRTEEREIQCSGYNAAHQVAMECSCQRCTETRSIIRGRVSAADNGEPMRFGHVYMGETVLSMTGYKGKRSPLHIPQDTERLXLTFVDRLQKFVNTTKVLPFNRKGSAVFHEIKMLAGRKEPITLEAMETNIIPLGEVGWXRPLAELEIPSKSFYRHNGEPFTGKVRASVTFLDPRNISTATAAQSDLNFITMKETTLPLRTYGMFSVTSGMRATSESLNAGKVEGPPDSNQVKDAQSMCQLXTLWSLNPDTGLWEEEGDFKFESQRRNKREERTFLVGNMEIRERRLFNLDVPESRRCFIKVRTYRSERFLPSEQIQGVVVSVINLEPKTGFSSNPRAWGRFDSVITGPNGACLPAFCDDHSPDAYSVYVLASLSGEELEAVESSPKFNPNAIXVPQPYLNKLKXPSDRHEDPRVKKTAFQISMAKPRPNSSEESNGPXYAFENLRACEEAPPSAPHFRFYQIEGDRYDYNTVPFNEDDPMSWTEDYLAWWPKPMEFRACYIKVKIVGPLEVNVRSRNMGGTHRQTVGKLYGIRDVKSTRDRDQPXVSSACLEFKCSGMLYDQDRVDRTLVKVIPQGSCHRASVNSMLHEXPGQPPSPXQSNNDTSEYTMLAPLDPLGHNYGIYTVTDQDPRTAKEIALAGALDGTSDGSSRIMKSNVGVALTFNCAXRQVGRQSAFQXPPKRPARPSXVPSCGHGPGRVPSMRQQRASRGGLRRRGELAPLRYSGVGQQTSEQLSVGVLHSFLCPPHVTTVVRQLHRLSLVNLNRFVLVQLASVCLYLLSLSCDTGWHMPPK